The genomic window CGGCCTGTTCGGTTCCATCAAGATCAGCGCGTCCGGCCTGTCGGGCATGCGGACGAAAATGGACACGGTTGCCAAGAATCTGGCCAACGCCGAGACCACGCGCACCACCGAGGGAACGCCCTACCGGCGGGAGCGGGTGGTGTTCTCCCAGACCCTCGCCGAGAAGCTGGGACTGCGGGCCCTGCCCC from bacterium includes these protein-coding regions:
- a CDS encoding flagellar basal body protein, whose amino-acid sequence is MGDGLFGSIKISASGLSGMRTKMDTVAKNLANAETTRTTEGTPYRRERVVFSQTLAEKLGLRALP